The DNA region CCATGCGTATTCCAATTCAACGCTATATCTCGTATTCGCAACGTATTTATGAGTTCATATGATCTAATGGTTGATGCCAGGACAGACGATTTCACTTCCATATCGAAGCAGTCTGTGCCTGTCCCCTACATGGCAAAGGCATCATTATGTGCCCGCTCATAGTTAACGAATTTATTAAAGTTTTTCAAGAAGACCAGTTCCACCGTACCTACCGGACCATTACGCTGTTTGGCGATAATAATCTCGATAATGTTTTTCTTCTCGGTCTCCTGATTATAGTAGTCATCCCGGTACAGGAACGCTACGATGTCGGCATCTTGCTCGATCGAACCTGATTCCCGCAAGTCACTCATCATCGGACGTTTATCCTGACGCTGCTCTACCCCCCGGCTCAGCTGAGACAAGGCAATAACTGGAACTTCCAGTTCCCGGCCAATCTGTTTCAGTGTACGCGAGATCTCCGATACCTCTTGTTGACGGTTCTCGCCAGCTTTACCGCGTCCACTAATCAGTTGAAGGTAGTCAATCAGAATCATGCCAAGGCCTTTCTCTTTCTTGAGACGACGGCATTTGGCACGAATGTCGGCCACCGTGATCCCTGGCGTATCGTCAATGTAGATGTTTGCTTCGTTCAAGGCTGCAATGCCCATCGTCAGCTTCTGCCAATCTTCATCACCTTTGAAGTCACCCATACGCATAACACCCGCATCCAGATTGGCCTCTGCACAGATCATACGCTGTACGAGCTGTGCGGCTGACATCTCCAGACTGAATATCGCAACCGTCTCCTGCGCCCGAATCGCTACGTTCTGAGCGATATTCAGGGCGAAGGCGGTCTTCCCTACAGATGGACGTGCCGCTACAATGATCAAGTCACTCCGCTGGAATCCCGCGGTCATCTTGTCCAGATCGATGAAACCGGACGGAATGCCCGTTGTAGTGCCCTTGTTCTGATGCAGCGTCTCTACACGATCGAATACTTCCATCAGTACATCCTGAATGGCTATAAAACCGCTACTGGAGCGTCGGTTGGAAATCTCCAGAATGCGCCGCTCTGCTTCTCCTAGCATAGCCGCAACATCCTCACCGCCCGTGTATCCTTCACTCACAATCTGGGTAGCGGTACGAATCAGGCGACGCAGCATGGATTTCTCTTCAATAATCTGCGCGTAATAATCCACGTTGGCGGCGGTTGGTACACCATGAGCCAGCTTCGCCAGATAACTGACGCCGCCGATGTCCTCCAGCTCGCCTTTATCCTTCAGAAGCGAAGTCAGTGTCACGAGGTCAATCGGTTGATTTCCCTCGCCAAGCTGGATCATCGCTTCAAAGATTAATTGATGGGGTTTATCATAGAAATCCTCGGTTTGCACCCGTTCCATCGCTGTAATCAGGGCTTCGCCCTGCAACAGGATTGCACCCAGCACAGCCTGTTCGGCTTCCAGGTTCTGTGGGGGAATCCGGTCGAATAACATTTCGCCGCCCATCTTACTCCTCCGTTACCTGTACCTTCAAGGTAGCCTTCACTTCAGGGTGAACCTTGACGGTGACTTGCGTTACGCCGAGTGTGCGAATAGGCTCGTCCAGTTCAATTTTGCGTTTGTCGACTTTCAGACCTTTCGCTGCCAGAGCTTCTGCAATTTGTTTGCTTGTAATTGCACCAAACAGACGACCGCCTTCGCCGGATTTAGCTTTCAATTCGGTTGTTTCTGCTTCCAGCTTTTTGGCGAGTGCTTCCGCTTCTGCCTTCTCTTCCTGTTTGCGTCTATCTTCTGCAGCCTTCTGGTTATCCAGTGTTTTCATGTTTCCGTCTGTTGCTGGACGTGCGATTCCCCGTGGCAGAAGGAAGTTCTGTGCGTAACCCTCAGATACTTCCTTCACTTGTCCTTTTTTGCCTTGACCCTTCATATCTTTTATAAAAATGACTTTCATTCGAACAAACCCTCTTCCTTTTCGATTTCAGCCAGTACGTTCGTCAGCCGTTTTTCCGCCTCTCCAAGCGTTCCTTCAAGCTGCACGGCAGCATTCGTCAAATGCCCGCCACCGCCCAGTCGTTCCATAACCACCTGAACATTCATTCGCCCCAGTGATCTCGCGCTGATACCGATCAGCCCATCCGGACGTTCACTAATAACAAATGAAGCGACCACGTCGGTCATATTGAGCAAGATGTCCGCCACTTGGGCGATCATCATCTGTGGAATCTTGCTGCCAGGGTCCGTGACCGCCAGCGCAATGTTCCCGTATACCATTTTAGCATGCTTTATGATTTCTGCCTTAGCAATATATTCTGACAGATCCTCCTTCATCAGCCGCTGGATCATAATGGTATCTGCACCACTACGACGCAGGAAACCTGCGGCTTCAAACGTTCTCGAACCCGTATGGAGTGCAAAATGCTTCGTATCCACCGTGATTCCGGCTAATAGCGCCGTCGCTTCCAGCGGAGTGAATTGCACCTTGTCATGAATATACTGAAGAAGCTCCGTCACCAGTTCTGCTGCCGAGGAAGCATATGGCTCCAGGTAGATCAGAACTGCATCGTTGATGAATTCCTCACCCCGACGATGGTGATCCACGACCACTACACGTGTAGCGGATTGAACCAGCTTTGGCTCCATTGTCATGGATGCTTTGTGTGTATCAACAACGACAAGCAGGGTATGCTCTGTCATCATCTGGGTCGCCTGTTCCGGTAATACAAATGCTTTGGACAACTTCTCATCCTTGCTCACCTGTTCCATCAGGCGTTCGATGGATGGGTTAGGTCCGTCGAGCACGATTCGTGCCTCCACGTTATACAAGCTCGCGGCCTTCCATACCCCGATCGAGGCACCAATCGCATCCATATCGGGCATTTTGTGTCCCATAATAATGACCCGATCGCTCTCTTGCATCAAATCACGCAACGCATGGGCAATAACCCGGGCTCTTACCCGTGTACGTTTCTCCACCGCGTTGGACTTTCCACCGTAAAAGGATAACCGCTGGCCCGACTTCACGGCAGCCTGATCGCCACCGCGGCCAAGTGCCATATCCAGACTGGACTGAGCCAGTTCACCCATCTCACTGATGCTATCCGAACCGAATGCCAGTCCAACACTTAGGGTCATCGGCACCTTAAGATCAGCAGTCATCTCCCGGACTTCATCCAAAATGATGAACCGACTTTGCTCCAGCTCCTGTAAAGACTTATGGTTTAACATCATGAGGTAACGATCAGAGGACAGGCGACGCAGATATACTTCATACCGCTTCGCCCAAGATGTTATCTCACTCGTCACACGAGCAATCAGCGCCGTTCGCTGCTGATCGTCCATGCCCTGAGCTGCTTCGTCCAGGTTATCCAGCACCAAAATTCCCAGTGCAATACGTTCATTCTCATATTTGTCACGGAGAATGGCTAGCTCCGTAATCTCGTATACATATACATACCGCTCCTGCGGATTATGAATAACTCCATAATACCGATCGTCCAACTGAAATTCATCATGAAGTTCCTTGGACGGCTCCTTGGACCCATCCTTCTTCTCTTTTGGTTGAGGAAGTTTGGGAAACAAATTTTGCAGCGGATTGCCAACCATCGTCTTCTCCTGGAACATGTCTGCGACGAAGCGATTGTGCCACTCTACCGTACGATCTTCGCTATACAGCACAATACCGAATGGGAGCATGCTGACCGCTTCCCCCTCCATCCGTTTGATCCGGATGGACAGGCCATTAATATAGTCGTTAAGCTCACGGCGGAACGCGAGTTCCGCCTTAATCATGACGATTCCCAGCGCCGAAGCGAGTATCAGACTAATCAAACCAAGCTCCCAATTATAGATGGTCACGAACATAACAAGCAGTAGCAGCAGTATGAACGCCCATACGGTATAGTAGCCGTGCCAGCGTTTCTTGAGAAATTTAGGCATGACTCATCACCCTATCGTTTTGGTTTCGATATTGCCTCGCGAAGCGGGAACGCCAGATCGATAATCCCGATAATCCGCAGCGGTCCGATAAAGAATACGGCTGCCGCCAGCAAATACGGTACAACCGGATTCCATTTCTTTGCATGCGAGAGAAAGAAAAAGAATCCGATGGCTTGAATCATGAAGCCGAGGTTAATCAGAGGCGACAGATTCATGGCAATCATGGTCCAGTACGTTCCGTCACTCTGTCTGGATA from Paenibacillus sp. JNUCC-31 includes:
- the dnaB gene encoding replicative DNA helicase, coding for MGGEMLFDRIPPQNLEAEQAVLGAILLQGEALITAMERVQTEDFYDKPHQLIFEAMIQLGEGNQPIDLVTLTSLLKDKGELEDIGGVSYLAKLAHGVPTAANVDYYAQIIEEKSMLRRLIRTATQIVSEGYTGGEDVAAMLGEAERRILEISNRRSSSGFIAIQDVLMEVFDRVETLHQNKGTTTGIPSGFIDLDKMTAGFQRSDLIIVAARPSVGKTAFALNIAQNVAIRAQETVAIFSLEMSAAQLVQRMICAEANLDAGVMRMGDFKGDEDWQKLTMGIAALNEANIYIDDTPGITVADIRAKCRRLKKEKGLGMILIDYLQLISGRGKAGENRQQEVSEISRTLKQIGRELEVPVIALSQLSRGVEQRQDKRPMMSDLRESGSIEQDADIVAFLYRDDYYNQETEKKNIIEIIIAKQRNGPVGTVELVFLKNFNKFVNYERAHNDAFAM
- the rplI gene encoding 50S ribosomal protein L9, with product MKVIFIKDMKGQGKKGQVKEVSEGYAQNFLLPRGIARPATDGNMKTLDNQKAAEDRRKQEEKAEAEALAKKLEAETTELKAKSGEGGRLFGAITSKQIAEALAAKGLKVDKRKIELDEPIRTLGVTQVTVKVHPEVKATLKVQVTEE
- a CDS encoding DHH family phosphoesterase produces the protein MPKFLKKRWHGYYTVWAFILLLLLVMFVTIYNWELGLISLILASALGIVMIKAELAFRRELNDYINGLSIRIKRMEGEAVSMLPFGIVLYSEDRTVEWHNRFVADMFQEKTMVGNPLQNLFPKLPQPKEKKDGSKEPSKELHDEFQLDDRYYGVIHNPQERYVYVYEITELAILRDKYENERIALGILVLDNLDEAAQGMDDQQRTALIARVTSEITSWAKRYEVYLRRLSSDRYLMMLNHKSLQELEQSRFIILDEVREMTADLKVPMTLSVGLAFGSDSISEMGELAQSSLDMALGRGGDQAAVKSGQRLSFYGGKSNAVEKRTRVRARVIAHALRDLMQESDRVIIMGHKMPDMDAIGASIGVWKAASLYNVEARIVLDGPNPSIERLMEQVSKDEKLSKAFVLPEQATQMMTEHTLLVVVDTHKASMTMEPKLVQSATRVVVVDHHRRGEEFINDAVLIYLEPYASSAAELVTELLQYIHDKVQFTPLEATALLAGITVDTKHFALHTGSRTFEAAGFLRRSGADTIMIQRLMKEDLSEYIAKAEIIKHAKMVYGNIALAVTDPGSKIPQMMIAQVADILLNMTDVVASFVISERPDGLIGISARSLGRMNVQVVMERLGGGGHLTNAAVQLEGTLGEAEKRLTNVLAEIEKEEGLFE